One window of Thermacetogenium phaeum DSM 12270 genomic DNA carries:
- a CDS encoding pyridoxamine 5'-phosphate oxidase family protein, with protein sequence MPKITEEIKEVASKTRGWALATATKDGIPNVVAVAFGKLISESQILLVDVFMKKTRANIEANPNVAVAVWDMETLKGYQFKGTAHFETSGEIFDEGVQIVKSTMPQLTPKAALIVDVLQIYNLTPGAEAGKEMA encoded by the coding sequence ATGCCTAAAATTACCGAGGAAATAAAAGAAGTAGCATCTAAAACCAGGGGATGGGCACTGGCAACTGCAACCAAAGATGGAATACCGAATGTTGTTGCCGTCGCTTTTGGTAAATTGATCTCTGAAAGTCAGATTTTGCTGGTGGATGTTTTTATGAAGAAGACCAGGGCAAATATTGAAGCTAACCCCAATGTGGCAGTTGCCGTATGGGACATGGAAACGCTCAAAGGCTACCAGTTTAAAGGGACAGCGCACTTTGAGACATCCGGTGAGATTTTTGATGAAGGAGTCCAGATTGTAAAATCGACGATGCCGCAGCTAACTCCCAAAGCAGCGCTGATCGTTGACGTATTGCAGATTTACAATCTCACCCCGGGCGCTGAGGCAGGCAAGGAGATGGCGTGA
- a CDS encoding 4Fe-4S dicluster domain-containing protein codes for MKVFVIDVAKCSGCYSCQLACKNEHVGKDWTPYAKPQPQTGHFWMKIKETEHGSIPKVKVEYRPTLCMHCDDASCIKAAKDGAVYRRKDGLVIIDPEKAKGQKQLVEACPYGAIYWNEELNIPQKCTGCAHLVDEGEVPRCVDACAHEAIKFGEEEELADLIAKAEVMQPELGLRPRVYYLNLPGFFVAGDVYDPVSDEIIEGAEITLNNKQTGESWTTKSDDFGDFWFKRLKSGQYSLDIKMSGYKPIQISDIAVDKSVNLGSLSLERE; via the coding sequence ATGAAAGTTTTTGTCATTGATGTTGCTAAGTGTTCCGGTTGTTATTCTTGCCAACTGGCGTGTAAAAATGAACATGTAGGTAAAGACTGGACACCATATGCTAAACCTCAGCCGCAGACAGGACACTTTTGGATGAAAATAAAGGAAACGGAGCACGGTAGCATACCTAAAGTTAAAGTGGAATATCGCCCGACGCTCTGCATGCATTGTGACGATGCCAGCTGTATAAAAGCTGCTAAGGATGGAGCTGTATATAGGAGAAAAGATGGCTTAGTAATTATTGATCCTGAAAAAGCGAAAGGGCAAAAGCAACTGGTAGAGGCCTGCCCATATGGTGCGATATATTGGAACGAGGAATTAAACATTCCACAGAAATGCACTGGTTGTGCGCATTTAGTAGATGAAGGAGAAGTGCCGCGCTGTGTAGATGCATGTGCACATGAGGCGATTAAGTTCGGAGAAGAAGAGGAACTGGCCGATCTAATTGCTAAAGCTGAGGTTATGCAGCCTGAACTGGGACTGAGACCAAGAGTATATTATCTTAACCTACCGGGCTTCTTTGTGGCGGGTGATGTGTATGATCCAGTAAGCGATGAAATAATTGAAGGCGCAGAGATAACCCTTAATAACAAACAGACTGGGGAGAGTTGGACGACGAAATCTGATGACTTTGGGGACTTTTGGTTCAAGCGCTTAAAATCCGGCCAGTATTCACTGGACATTAAGATGAGCGGATATAAACCCATCCAAATCAGCGATATCGCCGTGGATAAAAGCGTTAACCTCGGCAGTCTATCCCTTGAGCGGGAGTAG
- a CDS encoding IS1634 family transposase, whose translation MLHPLPLLVPEQSTFPLLLSWGTVRDAKAAEPPKKRQYKTPVERAIFAMAANRALDPMSKRGVEEWVKEDVVIPGVEEIPLQQLYRAMNFLLENEAELQKQVYYSVANLLNLEVDILYFDTTSTYFEIEDEDGDGGLRRRGHSKDHRPDLPQAVIGLAVTRDGIPVRCWVWPGNTADISVVEQVKKDLIGWKLGRVITVLDRGFNSEDNLRCLQRAGGHYIAGEKLRSGKENTVQALKRGGRYQTVRDNLEVKEIVVGNGEARERYILVRNPEEAARDKARREKIIKELEEQLPLIKTHAKAVCELMAHPVYGRYLKVDSRSLPKIDRAKIREEEKLDGKYLLRTSDDTLSAEDVALGYKQLLLVEDAFRTLKSRLELRPVYHRLEDRIRAHVLLCWLTVELRSDRNNKGSKGCNHISVGNRWVYCRQRELWGHFNPL comes from the coding sequence ATTCTTCATCCGCTGCCCCTTCTCGTACCAGAGCAATCAACATTTCCTCTACTTCTTTCCTGGGGAACGGTCCGCGATGCAAAAGCAGCCGAGCCGCCCAAGAAGCGGCAGTACAAAACCCCGGTAGAAAGAGCCATCTTTGCCATGGCAGCGAACCGCGCCCTTGACCCCATGTCCAAGCGCGGAGTGGAAGAATGGGTGAAAGAGGACGTGGTGATCCCGGGCGTAGAGGAAATACCCCTGCAGCAGCTCTACCGGGCGATGAACTTTCTTCTGGAGAACGAAGCCGAACTGCAGAAGCAGGTTTATTACTCCGTGGCCAACCTGCTCAACCTGGAAGTAGACATCCTTTACTTCGACACCACCTCCACCTACTTTGAGATCGAGGACGAAGATGGGGATGGTGGACTGCGGCGCCGGGGGCACTCCAAGGACCACCGACCGGACCTGCCGCAGGCCGTGATCGGCCTGGCCGTCACCAGGGACGGCATCCCGGTGCGCTGCTGGGTATGGCCGGGCAACACCGCCGACATCTCTGTGGTCGAACAGGTAAAGAAGGACCTCATAGGCTGGAAGCTGGGCCGGGTCATCACCGTGCTGGACCGGGGGTTCAACTCCGAAGACAACCTGCGCTGTCTGCAGCGGGCGGGCGGCCACTACATAGCCGGGGAGAAGCTGCGCAGCGGCAAGGAAAATACCGTGCAAGCCTTAAAGCGGGGAGGCCGCTACCAGACGGTGCGGGACAACCTGGAAGTCAAGGAGATCGTCGTCGGAAACGGCGAGGCCAGGGAGCGCTACATCCTGGTGCGCAACCCCGAAGAGGCTGCCCGGGACAAAGCCAGGCGGGAAAAAATTATCAAGGAACTGGAGGAACAGCTTCCCCTTATCAAAACCCATGCCAAAGCAGTCTGCGAACTCATGGCCCACCCGGTCTACGGCCGCTACCTGAAGGTGGACTCCCGCAGCCTGCCGAAGATCGACCGGGCCAAGATCAGGGAAGAAGAAAAACTCGACGGCAAATACCTGCTGCGCACCTCGGACGACACCCTCTCCGCCGAAGATGTCGCCCTGGGCTACAAACAGCTGCTGCTGGTGGAAGACGCCTTTCGTACCCTTAAGTCCCGGTTGGAGCTGCGCCCGGTCTACCACCGCCTGGAAGACCGCATCCGCGCCCATGTGCTCCTCTGCTGGCTAACTGTCGAACTCCGGTCTGATAGAAACAACAAAGGCAGTAAAGGATGCAATCACATTTCAGTTGGAAACAGGTGGGTATACTGTAGGCAGAGAGAGCTCTGGGGGCACTTTAATCCTTTATAA
- a CDS encoding MFS transporter: protein MKRKAWAVMWVAYLAGVAIALNQFKVPPVMQVLLDSLQVSMATGGWLMSVFSVAGVMFALPAAFLLGRVGPKASGLVALGCTIVGSVIGALAQGAGVLLVGRIIEGIGLALIAVVAPAVISMWFEPQERGLPMGIWSSWVPVATFVMYNIADAIQKSFGWQGIWWLGTAVALVAFVAYAAVVDVPDKGAAGEEKQKGAPVSMGEGLLSLNTWLLALAFCGFNFALIGYSTWAPSYLSEFPGVGTAAANFYASLPSLVLIPGGIFAGWVLDRTRNRKAVLTIALAAVTVVLIWCFKLDTFIVVPYMIGIGLISSFVPSSTFTLAPETAPRPELAGVALGVVSIGQNFGMLVGPPVIAKAAAGGAWVMGTYPVVIGCAVAIVAALLMRIRAGASA from the coding sequence GTGAAAAGAAAGGCCTGGGCAGTAATGTGGGTCGCTTACCTCGCCGGGGTGGCCATAGCTTTGAACCAGTTTAAAGTCCCCCCGGTTATGCAGGTATTGCTCGATAGCTTACAAGTGAGCATGGCAACTGGCGGTTGGCTGATGTCTGTTTTTTCTGTGGCGGGTGTAATGTTTGCGCTTCCCGCTGCTTTCCTTTTAGGTCGAGTTGGCCCCAAAGCGAGCGGACTTGTAGCTCTGGGGTGCACCATCGTAGGTTCTGTCATAGGTGCTTTAGCTCAGGGAGCAGGTGTGCTGTTGGTCGGAAGGATTATTGAGGGTATAGGATTGGCTCTGATTGCAGTCGTGGCCCCGGCGGTCATCAGTATGTGGTTTGAGCCTCAAGAAAGAGGGCTGCCGATGGGCATCTGGTCATCTTGGGTGCCGGTGGCAACTTTTGTTATGTATAACATAGCCGATGCAATACAAAAATCTTTTGGCTGGCAGGGAATCTGGTGGTTAGGGACCGCAGTAGCCTTAGTTGCATTTGTAGCGTACGCAGCGGTAGTTGATGTGCCTGATAAAGGGGCAGCCGGAGAAGAGAAACAGAAAGGGGCGCCTGTTTCGATGGGTGAAGGGCTGTTAAGCCTTAATACTTGGCTGTTGGCACTTGCCTTCTGTGGTTTTAACTTCGCTTTAATCGGATATAGCACCTGGGCGCCGTCTTACCTGAGTGAATTCCCAGGAGTAGGGACAGCAGCGGCCAATTTCTATGCTAGTTTGCCTTCCCTTGTGCTTATACCTGGGGGGATATTTGCCGGTTGGGTGCTCGATCGCACGAGGAACCGTAAGGCAGTTTTAACAATAGCTTTGGCTGCGGTCACTGTTGTGCTTATTTGGTGCTTTAAGTTAGATACTTTTATTGTTGTTCCCTACATGATTGGTATTGGCTTAATTTCGAGCTTCGTTCCTAGCAGCACCTTTACATTGGCACCTGAGACAGCTCCGCGCCCTGAACTGGCTGGGGTGGCTTTAGGAGTAGTAAGTATAGGTCAGAACTTTGGTATGCTCGTGGGGCCGCCGGTAATTGCCAAAGCTGCAGCTGGTGGAGCATGGGTTATGGGGACTTATCCGGTAGTTATAGGGTGTGCGGTGGCAATAGTGGCTGCTTTGTTAATGAGGATTAGAGCTGGAGCGTCTGCATAA